A stretch of Bombina bombina isolate aBomBom1 chromosome 2, aBomBom1.pri, whole genome shotgun sequence DNA encodes these proteins:
- the LOC128647860 gene encoding olfactory receptor 6B1-like — translation MEEGGNITTIIGSFVLLGFPTSWPVQILLFFIFFLAYILTLLENLFVIGSIWSSSKLHKPMYFFLGNLSFLELWYVNVTVPKLLSIFLMESRHISFISCMSQLYFFSSLVCTECVLLAVMAFDRYVAICHPLHYVTIMSWQLCFFLACGSWLTGFLVSVIKIYYISSLHFCHSGLINHFYCDISPLLNLSCSDMKVAELVDFILALFILLVPLSLTIISYTCILITIFHIPTSRGRLKAFSTCASHLVVVVIFYAATLFMYARPSRAHSFNYNKLVSVVYTIITPLLNPIIYCLRNKDVKEAVWKLL, via the coding sequence ATGGAAGAAGGTGGAAACATAACCACAATCATTGGCAGCTTTGTTCTCTTAGGATTTCCAACTTCATGGCCTGTTCAGATcctactttttttcatttttttcttagcTTATATACTGACCCTTTTAGAGAATTTGTTTGTAATTGGAAGTATTTGGAGCAGCTCCAAGCTGCATAAACCTATGTATTTCTTCTTGGGTAACTTGTCATTCCTGGAGTTATGGTATGTTAATGTCACTGTCCCTAAACTGCTGTCAATATTCCTGATGGAGAGCAGGCACATTTCTTTCATTTCTTGCATGTCACAGCTTTACTTCTTCAGTTCATTGGTCTGCACAGAATGTGTTCTATTGGCTGTTATGGCATTTGATCGTTATGTTGCCATCTGCCACCCTTTGCACTATGTCACCATAATGAGCTGGCAACTCTGCTTCTTTTTAGCTTGTGGCTCCTGGCTCACTGGATTTCTTGTATCTGTGATTAAGATTTACTACATCTCAAGTTTACATTTTTGCCATTCTGGTCTCATTAATCACTTTTACTGTGATATTTCTCCGTTACTCAACCTGTCCTGTTCAGACATGAAAGTGGCTGAGCTTGTGGATTTTATCCTTGCTTTATTTATTCTTCTTGTCCCACTTTCACTAACAATCATCTCCTACACGTGTATTCTTATCACTATCTTCCACATTCCAACCTCCAGGGGTCGACTAAAGGCCTTCTCTACTTGTGCTTCCCATCTAGTAGTAGTTGTTATATTTTATGCAGCTACTCTTTTCATGTATGCTAGACCCAGCAGAGCTCATTCATTTAACTATAACAAACTGGTATCTGTAGTCTACACAATTATTACTCCATTACTTAATCCCATTATATACTGCCTTAGGAACAAGGATGTGAAGGAGGCTGTGTGGAAACTGCTATGA